TCGATCCCCAGCGCCTGCCCGGCCAGCGCGGTCGCGCACAGGCAGTCGCGGTCCTCGGGCAGCCCACGCACCACGTCGAAGAGCACGTCGCGCAGTCGGCCGATGTTCTCCGCGAAGACCTTGAGCACCTCGGCGTGCGAGACGCCCTCGCCCACCTCGGCCCCCGCGTCCAGGTCCGTGACCAGGGCCAGCGAGGTGTAGCAGAGCTCCAGCTCACGGGCGAGGATCGCCTCCGGGTGCCCGGTCATGCCGACCACGGCCCAGCCCTGCGCGGCGTGCCACCGGGACTCGGCGCGGGTGGAGAAGCGCGGTCCCTCAATGACGCACATCGTGCCGCCGTCCACCGCGTCCCAACCGCGCTCCCGCGCGGTGGCCAGCGCGACGGCGCGCCCGGCCGGGCAGTACGGATCGGCGAACGAGACATGCACGACCTTGGGCTGCCGCCCGTCCGGCAGGGGCACGCCGTCGAAGAAGCTCTGCGGCCTGCTCTTGGTGCGGTCCACGAGCTGGTCGGGAATCACCAGCGTGCCCGGCCCGTAGTCGGGACGCAGCCCGCCGACCGCGCACGGGCCCAGGACCTGGCGCACGCCGAGGGAGCGCAGCGCCCAGAGGTTGGCGCGGTAGTTGATGCGGTGCGGTGGCAGGT
Above is a window of Streptomyces sp. NBC_01803 DNA encoding:
- a CDS encoding S-methyl-5'-thioadenosine phosphorylase, with protein sequence MSVSGAPAGRAEIGVIGGSGFYSFLDDVTEITVTTPYGSPSDSLFLGEMGGRRVAFVPRHGRGHHLPPHRINYRANLWALRSLGVRQVLGPCAVGGLRPDYGPGTLVIPDQLVDRTKSRPQSFFDGVPLPDGRQPKVVHVSFADPYCPAGRAVALATARERGWDAVDGGTMCVIEGPRFSTRAESRWHAAQGWAVVGMTGHPEAILARELELCYTSLALVTDLDAGAEVGEGVSHAEVLKVFAENIGRLRDVLFDVVRGLPEDRDCLCATALAGQALGIELP